Proteins encoded in a region of the Candidatus Marinarcus aquaticus genome:
- a CDS encoding HAMP domain-containing methyl-accepting chemotaxis protein: MTIKKKTMGAFAVIILISVISSILVSYNNQKVKSNVDELSNVGFKGITFLLEADRDSYQSNVSLLQIMQMPSGENLEKTITKGAQDNLLQVKQRFTKFKNILAEHMPKEKAKFASFDTFYDATNKATEEMIALVRAGNASQATTIYFDTYLQSYESMRDLIDYFTEATYKVIDKNKEATDALISQSQTIFVIITLLTIGVSIILSFLLGKMLNKSLGNFQVGLLNFFKYINGEIKEVNQLNESGKDEISEMALVINKNIIKTQKSLESDRKLIEEVKQVVEKVSQGKFKQQVKATTENKGLEDLKHIFNEMLAVISKKVCDDIAKIEAAYKAYENLNFAYKIPKDSGYIPDILNDLAKIISDILVENKSNGLTLEESSNQLLKNVEELNNSTNDAASSLEETAAALEEINSNIQSNMGNVAQMVKYANELTHSSNEGETMAKNTTRAMDDINEQVTLINESITVIDQIAFQTNILSLNAAVEAATAGEAGKGFAVVAQEVRNLAARSAEAAKEIKEIVENATIKANDGKTISDQMITGYSKLNTNVQETMSLIQQVESATKEQQAGIAQISDAVNQLDHQTQSNAAIANGTRDIATYTHSIAVDILDNANKKNFEGKESVLPKDKINE, encoded by the coding sequence ATGACCATTAAAAAGAAGACAATGGGCGCTTTTGCTGTTATTATATTAATATCAGTGATATCAAGTATTTTGGTTTCTTATAATAACCAAAAGGTAAAAAGTAATGTGGATGAACTGAGTAATGTTGGGTTCAAAGGAATTACGTTTTTGCTTGAAGCAGACCGAGACTCGTATCAATCGAATGTATCACTACTGCAAATCATGCAGATGCCTTCAGGTGAAAATTTAGAAAAAACAATCACCAAAGGGGCACAAGATAACCTCTTACAAGTAAAACAGCGTTTTACCAAGTTTAAAAATATTTTGGCAGAACACATGCCAAAAGAGAAAGCCAAGTTTGCGTCGTTTGATACCTTTTATGATGCTACAAATAAAGCCACTGAAGAGATGATTGCATTGGTTCGTGCTGGGAATGCTTCGCAAGCGACAACAATCTATTTTGACACGTATTTACAAAGTTACGAATCAATGAGGGATTTGATTGATTATTTTACAGAAGCCACCTATAAAGTCATAGATAAAAATAAAGAGGCAACGGATGCTTTAATTTCTCAATCTCAAACCATTTTTGTCATTATTACACTTTTAACCATTGGGGTATCCATTATTTTGAGTTTTTTACTTGGAAAAATGTTGAATAAATCGTTAGGAAACTTCCAAGTAGGGCTTTTAAATTTCTTTAAATATATTAATGGAGAGATTAAAGAGGTGAATCAACTCAACGAGAGCGGTAAAGATGAAATTTCTGAGATGGCGTTGGTCATTAATAAAAATATTATTAAAACGCAAAAATCTTTAGAGAGTGATCGAAAACTTATTGAAGAGGTGAAACAAGTTGTCGAAAAGGTGAGTCAAGGTAAGTTTAAACAACAAGTTAAAGCAACCACTGAAAATAAAGGTTTAGAGGACTTGAAACATATCTTCAATGAGATGCTAGCGGTGATTTCTAAAAAAGTGTGTGATGATATTGCAAAAATTGAAGCGGCGTATAAAGCGTATGAAAATCTTAATTTTGCATATAAAATTCCGAAAGACAGCGGTTATATTCCCGACATCTTAAATGATTTGGCAAAAATTATTTCTGACATTTTGGTTGAAAATAAATCAAACGGTCTGACACTGGAAGAGAGCTCAAATCAGTTATTGAAAAACGTTGAAGAGTTAAATAATTCAACCAATGATGCGGCATCAAGTTTAGAAGAGACAGCGGCTGCACTGGAAGAGATTAATTCCAATATTCAAAGCAACATGGGCAATGTAGCACAAATGGTGAAATATGCCAATGAGTTAACACACTCTTCTAATGAGGGTGAAACCATGGCTAAAAATACCACGCGTGCAATGGATGATATTAACGAGCAAGTTACGTTGATTAATGAGTCAATTACGGTCATTGATCAAATTGCATTTCAAACCAATATTCTATCACTGAATGCTGCTGTAGAAGCTGCCACTGCTGGTGAAGCTGGAAAAGGCTTTGCGGTGGTTGCTCAAGAAGTGCGTAATTTAGCAGCTCGAAGTGCAGAAGCTGCTAAAGAAATTAAAGAGATCGTTGAAAATGCAACGATCAAAGCCAATGATGGTAAAACGATTTCTGACCAAATGATTACAGGGTACAGTAAACTCAATACCAATGTACAAGAGACAATGAGTTTAATTCAACAAGTTGAATCTGCAACCAAAGAGCAACAAGCCGGAATTGCACAAATCAGTGATGCGGTGAACCAATTAGACCACCAAACACAAAGCAATGCAGCCATTGCAAATGGTACACGAGATATTGCGACATACACGCACTCTATTGCAGTAGATATTTTAGATAATGCCAATAAAAAGAATTTTGAAGGAAAAGAGAGCGTTTTGCCTAAAGATAAAATCAATGAATGA